One genomic region from Candidatus Borkfalkia ceftriaxoniphila encodes:
- a CDS encoding HAD hydrolase-like protein yields the protein MKKKYLLFDLDGTLFDTSEGIIKSILYTLGKMGIEETNRNNLLRFIGPPLVAAFEEFYGFSHEKALAAKEVFRERYASLGVFECAPVEGARECLQALQKDGRTLCVATCKPEHFANMILEKFGFSDFFQVVVGSEMDERRTRKDEVIEEVFARLDKGDVRGESLMIGDREHDIFGAKKCGVESVGMRLGFAREGELEEAGADHIVSDFKALRALLLTL from the coding sequence ATGAAAAAGAAATATCTGCTGTTCGACCTCGACGGAACGCTGTTCGATACGAGCGAGGGCATTATAAAGAGTATTTTATACACGCTCGGAAAGATGGGCATAGAAGAGACAAACAGGAACAATCTGCTGCGCTTTATCGGTCCGCCGCTGGTGGCGGCGTTCGAGGAATTTTACGGGTTTTCGCACGAAAAGGCGCTCGCCGCAAAGGAAGTTTTCCGCGAGCGGTACGCCTCTCTCGGCGTATTCGAATGCGCGCCCGTCGAAGGCGCGAGGGAATGTCTGCAAGCGCTGCAAAAAGACGGACGCACGCTCTGCGTCGCGACCTGCAAACCCGAACATTTCGCAAATATGATCCTGGAAAAATTCGGGTTTTCCGACTTTTTCCAAGTGGTCGTCGGCAGCGAAATGGACGAGCGGCGCACGCGCAAGGACGAGGTCATCGAAGAAGTGTTCGCCCGCCTCGATAAGGGCGACGTGCGCGGGGAGAGCCTGATGATCGGGGATCGAGAGCACGATATTTTCGGCGCGAAAAAATGCGGCGTAGAAAGCGTGGGGATGCGCCTAGGGTTTGCCCGCGAAGGAGAACTGGAAGAGGCGGGAGCCGATCATATCGTCAGCGATTTCAAGGCGCTTCGCGCGTTGCTTTTAACGTTATAA
- a CDS encoding RnfABCDGE type electron transport complex subunit B produces the protein MTAVLLAGGIMLALAVVFGVILVIFSHVFSVEKDAKAQEIEELLAKSNCGGCGKAGCAQFAEALVKGEANLSDCKATPKANKEKIAEILGGGDVGEETVAVVHCNGGDACFNKYDYHGYGNCQSCELIAGGIKACPVGCIGLKSCVDICPYNAIELSDEGYAQVNPEKCVSCGACIVNCPKHIIGRIPKSAKVYIACCNHGKGKDVMELCKRGCIGCEICAKICPVGAISMRDGLPEIDYTKCIGCLKCAEKCPRHCIKKH, from the coding sequence ATGACAGCGGTTTTATTGGCGGGCGGGATCATGCTCGCGCTCGCCGTCGTGTTCGGCGTCATCCTTGTCATCTTCTCGCACGTCTTTTCCGTGGAGAAGGACGCAAAAGCGCAGGAGATCGAGGAACTTTTGGCGAAATCCAACTGCGGCGGCTGCGGCAAAGCGGGCTGCGCCCAGTTTGCCGAGGCGCTCGTGAAAGGGGAGGCGAACCTTTCCGACTGCAAGGCGACGCCCAAGGCGAACAAGGAAAAGATCGCCGAAATTTTGGGCGGCGGGGACGTGGGCGAAGAAACCGTCGCGGTGGTGCATTGCAACGGCGGCGACGCGTGCTTTAACAAATACGATTATCACGGTTACGGAAACTGTCAGTCGTGCGAACTGATCGCGGGCGGCATCAAGGCCTGTCCCGTGGGCTGTATCGGTCTGAAATCGTGTGTGGATATCTGTCCCTATAACGCCATCGAACTGAGCGACGAGGGGTATGCGCAGGTCAATCCGGAAAAATGCGTTTCCTGCGGGGCTTGTATCGTCAACTGCCCCAAACATATCATCGGGCGCATTCCCAAAAGCGCGAAAGTCTATATCGCCTGCTGCAATCACGGCAAGGGAAAGGACGTCATGGAACTTTGCAAACGCGGCTGTATCGGCTGCGAGATCTGCGCCAAGATTTGTCCCGTCGGGGCGATCTCCATGCGCGACGGCCTGCCCGAGATCGACTATACGAAGTGCATCGGCTGCCTCAAATGCGCGGAAAAATGTCCGCGCCACTGTATTAAAAAGCATTGA
- a CDS encoding electron transport complex protein RnfA, which yields MTVSIISVMFAAVISNNIVLSQYQGICPFLGVSKKMSSAAGMGFAVIFVMAISSVFTWLIYHYILLPLELDYLYTMAFILVIASLVQMTEMIVKKYSPTLYSALGVYLPLITTNCAILGTANSAVVFNSYNFITTFAVSVATGVGFLVAILLLAGIRAKTDKADIPQCFKGFPITLVTAAIMALAFAGFAGMV from the coding sequence ATGACGGTTTCCATCATATCGGTCATGTTTGCCGCGGTCATCTCCAACAACATCGTACTCTCCCAGTATCAGGGCATCTGCCCGTTTCTGGGCGTATCCAAAAAAATGTCCAGCGCGGCGGGCATGGGGTTTGCCGTCATCTTCGTCATGGCGATCTCTTCGGTGTTCACCTGGCTCATCTATCACTACATTTTGTTGCCGTTGGAACTGGATTATCTCTATACGATGGCTTTTATCCTCGTCATCGCGAGTCTGGTGCAGATGACGGAGATGATCGTCAAAAAATATTCGCCCACGCTGTACAGCGCGCTCGGCGTGTATCTGCCGCTCATCACCACCAACTGCGCCATTTTAGGCACGGCGAACAGCGCGGTCGTATTCAACAGTTACAACTTTATTACGACTTTCGCCGTTTCCGTGGCGACGGGCGTTGGCTTTTTGGTCGCGATCCTGCTTTTGGCGGGGATCCGCGCCAAGACGGACAAAGCGGATATTCCCCAATGTTTCAAAGGTTTTCCCATCACGCTCGTGACGGCGGCGATCATGGCGCTGGCGTTCGCGGGATTTGCGGGAATGGTATAA
- the rsxE gene encoding electron transport complex subunit RsxE, translating to MNKAKVKETFFGGLIRNNPTFVLVLGTCPTIAMTSTLSQAFAMGVATMFVLVFSNLFVSLLRNVIPDKVRIPCYIIIISTFVIIVQMVMRKYMPELYDTMKAFIALIVVNCIILARAESFASCNKPLYSALDGVSMGLGFTAALCLIGIVREFFAGGSFAGFAIPGFPVMNGTSASAFGFIVFGCLMALFNFINQKIENKRQEEYRKTLPLKESALELTEVQK from the coding sequence ATGAATAAAGCGAAAGTAAAAGAGACGTTTTTCGGCGGGCTGATACGCAACAACCCGACGTTCGTGCTCGTTTTGGGGACGTGTCCCACCATCGCCATGACCTCCACGCTCTCGCAGGCGTTCGCCATGGGGGTCGCGACCATGTTCGTGCTCGTCTTTTCCAACCTGTTCGTGAGTTTACTCCGCAACGTTATACCCGACAAGGTGCGCATTCCCTGTTATATCATCATCATTTCCACCTTCGTCATCATCGTGCAGATGGTCATGCGCAAGTATATGCCCGAACTGTACGATACCATGAAGGCGTTTATCGCGCTCATCGTGGTCAACTGTATCATTCTGGCGCGCGCGGAAAGTTTTGCGTCGTGCAACAAACCGCTGTACAGCGCGCTCGACGGCGTTTCCATGGGCTTGGGCTTTACCGCGGCGCTGTGCCTCATCGGCATCGTGCGCGAATTTTTCGCGGGCGGCTCGTTCGCGGGCTTCGCGATCCCCGGGTTTCCCGTCATGAACGGCACGTCGGCGAGTGCTTTCGGGTTTATCGTGTTCGGGTGCCTGATGGCGCTGTTCAATTTTATCAATCAGAAAATAGAGAACAAGCGGCAGGAAGAATACCGCAAGACGCTGCCTCTCAAAGAGAGCGCGCTTGAACTGACGGAGGTGCAAAAATGA